From a region of the Oncorhynchus keta strain PuntledgeMale-10-30-2019 chromosome 13, Oket_V2, whole genome shotgun sequence genome:
- the LOC118377785 gene encoding zinc finger protein RFP-like: MASSSNVLAEEQFLCSICLDVFTEPVSIQCGHNFCMACIGKYWDTSDLCQCPMCKKTFDTRPDLFINTLISEMAAQFRKSVKVKTTSSSDQLPAKTGEVSCDICTGTKLKALKSCLVCQTSYCETHLEPHQRVAALKRHKLIKPVENLEDRMCKKHDRLLELFCRTDQTCVCQFCTEAKHKTHNTVPLEEEYGEKMAELGKMMAVVQQMLHTRSRKVKEIKHSVELSKRVAERKILDSVQVFTALVRSIERSQAELIEVVKEKQKKAERQAEGLIKELEQEITELQRRSTKLEQLSHTEDHLHLLQSFPSLCTVPPTKDWSKISVHSDLYVGTGRRVVSQLEETLNKEMDKVKLKRAQRYAVDVTLDPDTANPYIILSTSGKEVRYQQKQQDLLDNPKRFSTCPCVIGNKGISSGRSYYEVTVKGKTKWDLGVARESINRKGTITLSPKDGYWTVALREKCKYLACTSTPVLLSLREKPQKVGVFVDYEEGLVSFYDVEARSHIYSFTGCTFAKKLYPYLGPCANFGDENSAPLIISPVNHTD; this comes from the coding sequence ATGGCGTCCTCCAGCAATGTCCTCGCTGAAGAGCAGTTCCTGTGCTCCATCTGTCTGGATGTGTTCACTGAGCCGGTCTCTATTCAATGTGGACACAACTTCTGCATGGCCTGTATTGGGAAGTATTGGGATACCAGTGACCTGTGCCAGTGTCCCATGTGTAAAAAAACATTTGATACGAGACCAGATCTGTTCATCAATACGTTAATTTCTGAGATGGCTGCTCAGTTCAGGAAATCAGTTAAAGTGAAAACTACCAGCAGCTCAGACCAACTCCCTGCCAAAACTGGAGAAGTCTCCTGTGACATCTGCACTGGGACGAAGCTCAAGGCCCTGAAGTCCTGCCTGGTGTGTCAGACTTCTTACTGTGAGACTCATCTGGAGCCTCATCAGAGAGTCGCAGCCTTAAAGAGACACAAGCTGATCAAACCTGTGGAGAATCTGGAAGACAGGATGTGTAAGAAGCACGACAGACTCCTGGAGCTGTTCTGCAGAACTGATCAGACATGTGTGTGTCAGTTCTGCACTGAGGCAAAACACAAGACTCACAACACAGTCCCTCTGGAGGAAGAGTATGGAGAGAAGATGGCTGAGCTGGGGAAGATGATGGCAGTAGTACAGCAGATGTTGCATACAAGATCTAGAAAGGTTAAGGAGATCAAACACTCTGTAGAGCTCAGCAAGAGAGTTGCAGAGAGAAAGATATTAGACAGTGTGCAGGTCTTCACTGCTCTGGTTCGCTCCATTGAGAGAAGTCAGGCTGAGCTCATTGAGGTGGTCAAAGAGAAGCAGAAAAAAGCGGAGAGGCAGGCTGAAGGGCTCATTAAAGAGCTGGAGCAGGAAatcactgagctacagaggagaaGCACTAAGCTGGAGCAGCTCTCACACACTGAggaccacctccacctcctacaGAGCTTCCCATCTCTTTGCACCGTTCCACCCACCAAGGACTGGTCTaagatcagtgttcacagtgaTCTGTATGTGGGGACTGGGAGGAGAGTTGTGTCCCAACTGGAGGAGACACTGAATAAAGAGATGGATAAAGTCAAATTGAAGAGGGCGCAGCGCTATGCAGTAGATGTGACTCTGGACCCTGATACGGCAAACCCCTATATCATCCTGTCGACAAGTGGGAAAGAAGTGAGATATCAACAGAAACAACAAGATCTCCTTGACAACCCAAAGAGGTTTTCCACCTGTCCCTGTGTCATTGGAAATAAAGGCATCTCCTCAGGAAGATCTTACTATGAGGTGACTGTTAAGGGAAAGACTAAGTGGGATTTAGGAGTGGCCAGAGAGTCCATCAACAGGAAGGGAACTATCACTCTGAGCCCTAAGGATGGTTACTGGACTGTGGCACTGAGGGAAAAGTGTAAGTACCTAGCCTGTACCTCCACACCTGTCCTCCTTTCCCTGAGAGAAAAGCCCCAGAAGGTGGGGGTGTTTGTGGACTATGAGGAGGGGCTGGTCTCCTTTTATGATGTAGAGGCCAGGTCTCACATCTACTCTTTCACTGGCTGCACCTTCGCTAAGAAACTATATCCATACTTAGGACCTTGTGCTAATTTTGGGGATGAAAACTCTGCTCCTCTGATTATCTCCCCTGTCAATCACACAGACTGA